Within the Gracilinema caldarium DSM 7334 genome, the region CGGAAAACCGCCGCTGAGGCTGTCGAACGGGCGGCCCGGCTTGTCAACGCTGAGGCCGTCGATCGGGCGGCCCTGCATGGGGCTTCCGCGGCTTCCGCGGCCCGGGCCGTCAGTACCGAGGCTCTCGCCGGTCTGTCTGCGGCTTCAGGAACTGCCACCCTCTCTCAGGCAGAGCGGGAAAAGCGGATCTTTAAGCAGGCAATCGTCATTTTAAGCAGTCAGTAAGGGCGAGGAGTGACCGAACATGGCAAACAAGAAGGGACTGACCCCTGCATCATCAAGATCCCCTGCCACTGGATCACCCGCGCCCTCAGGGGCAACCAGGCCGACGACAACGGGCGCTGGTACTACAAGCGGATCACCTGCGCCTTCAGGGGCAACCACTGCATCCATCGTGCATCCTGAAACACCCCTGGAAGAGGATAGAGGGGACCTTTCCCTGCGGCCCCGGTATCTGCAGGAGTTTCTCGGCCAGGCGGCCATGAAGGAAAACCTGTCGGTTTTTATTTCCGCGGCAAAACAGCGGAAGGAAAGCCTGGACCACCTCTTTCTCATCGGGCCACCGGGTCTGGGCAAAACCACCCTAGCCCAGGTGGTGGCTAATGAGCTTGGGGTAGACTTTAAGGTGACCAGTGCCCCCGCCCTGGATAAACCGAAGGACCTGGCGGGGATCCTGACCACCGTTACGGAAGGAACGGTCTTTTTTATTGATGAAATTCACCGGCTCAAGCCCACGATCGAGGAGATGCTCTATATCGCCATGGAGGATTATGAGCTCGACTGGATAATCGGCCAGGGCCCCAGTGCCCGGACGATCCGGATTCCCATTCCGCCCTTTACCCTGGTGGGGGCCACCACCAAGGCCGGCATGGTTTCGAGCCCCCTCATCAGCCGCTTCGGCATTACCTGCCGTTTTTCCTTTTACGAGCAGGCCGATATGGAAGCCATTGTGCACCGCTCTGCGGGGATCCTCAAAGTATCTATCGACGATGATGCGGCAGCCCTCATCGCTTCCTCAAGCCGGGGTACCCCCCGGGTGGCAAACCGGCTCCTCAGGCGGATGCGGGACTTTGCCCAGGTCCTGGAACAGGGACATATCAGCCGCCGGGTGGTGCAGGAGGGCCTGAAACGGCTCGAAATTGATTCCCTGGGCCTGGAACGCTATGACCGGGAGATTTTAAAGATCATTATAGAACGGTATAACGGCGGCCCCGTGGGGGCCGAAACCCTGGCTATTTCGGTGGGCGAAGCGGTGGATACCCTGGAAGACTACTATGAGCCCTACCTCATTCAGGCAGGGCTCCTCCAGCGGACTCCCCGGGGCCGGATGGTCACCCCCTTTGCCTACGAACACCTTAACCTTGAACGGAACAGCAATGGAAACAACGGACTTCTCTTTTGAACTTCCCCCCGAACTGATCGCTCAGCATCCTCCGGCGGAGCGGGGGAAGAGCCGGCTCCTCGTCCTGGACCGGCGGACGGGGCGGCGGCGGCACCTCATGGTGGCGGACCTTCCGGACCTGGTGCCCGAAGGGGCCCTCATGGTCTTTAACGATTCCCGGGTCCGAAAGGCCCGCCTCTTTGCCCGCTCCCTTGATACGGGGGCCGAGGTGGAGTTTCTCCTGACCCGCTTTATTGGGGGAAGTCGGTGGGAGGTCATGGTTAAGCGGGCAAAGCGCCGCCGCCCCGGAAGCCGCTACCAGTTCCCCGACGGCACCACCGTGCTCATCGAAGCGGAAGCGGGGGAACTACGGATCATCAACTTTGACCACCCCATCGATGATGCCTGGCTCGACACCTATGGCCATATCCCTCTGCCGCCCTATATCAAGCGTTCTGACGAGGCTGAGGATAGCGAGCGCTACCAGACGGTCTATGCCCGAACTCCCGGTTCCAGTGCCGCCCCGACGGCGGGGCTCCACTTTACCGATGAAATTCTTACGCGCCTCGATGCCCGGGGTATTGAACGGGTCTTTGTTACCCTCCATGTGGGACTGGGGACCTTTATGCCGGTCCGCACGAGCCGAATCGAAGACCATGTGATGCACGAGGAGACCTATTCGGTGAGCGAGGAAACCGCTGCAGCGGTGGAACGGGCGAAGCGGGAAAAACGGCCTGTTCTTGCGGTGGGGACCACCAGTGTCCGGACCCTGGAATCGGCATGGAAAGGGGACCACCTGGAGCGGGGTTCCAGCTCGACATCAATCTTTATCTATCCGCCCTACCGGTTTAAGGTGGTGGACCAGCTCTTTACCAATTTTCATACCCCCGAATCGACTCTGCTCATGCTGGTAAGCGCCTTTGCGGGCCGGGAGCTTATTCTGGAAAGCTATGCCGAGGCAGTCCGGGAGCGGTACCGGTTTTTCAGCTACGGCGATGCCATGTATATTCAGTAGGTGTTTTCGTCCATAGCCTGGAATTTCTGCCGGACCTTTTCCAGGAGGTCCAGTTCCCGGCCGATAATTTTTTCGTAGTTCAGGGTGCCATCGGCAATCCGGCCTGCCTCATCTTCCCAATTCTGTACCCGTTCCAGGTTGATGAACCGGAACCGCTTGTCCAGGGCTTTGTCGGCCCATTCCTTGGCATCCTTCCAGTAGTAGAGGGCTGTTTTATAGCAGGTTTCGGCGGTTTTTAGGCTTTCCAGGTTCTGTTCCTTCCAAGGGGCGTTGTAAAAGTAGGCATTCCGTTTATTCCATTTATTGCCAAGGTAGAGGTACTGTTCGATGAGTTTCAGGTTGATGTGCATCATAAAAAGGTAACGGTATTTTTCCCATTGTGTTTTGTCTTCTATGAGTGCCAGGGCATAGAGGGGATTGGCAAAATCAGCCTTCAGGGCTTTTTCGAGCCAGTAGATATTTTCCATGGTGTCATCGGGATACTGGATATAATGGAGATGGTATAGTTTGTAGTACTGTTCCTTGTACTGGACATAGTAGGCCCCCCCGCTCAGGGCGGGGAGGCTGAGGAGGAGGACCATGAAAACTGCGCTAAGCCGTAGGTTCACTGGGTACTTCACCTTTTGAATATCGGCAGATTCTGCAAAGCACTCCATACCTGTTCTGCGACTTCATCGATACTTTTTGCCGCATCGATACGGACCAGGGTAGTGCC harbors:
- the ruvB gene encoding Holliday junction branch migration DNA helicase RuvB, with the translated sequence MANKKGLTPASSRSPATGSPAPSGATRPTTTGAGTTSGSPAPSGATTASIVHPETPLEEDRGDLSLRPRYLQEFLGQAAMKENLSVFISAAKQRKESLDHLFLIGPPGLGKTTLAQVVANELGVDFKVTSAPALDKPKDLAGILTTVTEGTVFFIDEIHRLKPTIEEMLYIAMEDYELDWIIGQGPSARTIRIPIPPFTLVGATTKAGMVSSPLISRFGITCRFSFYEQADMEAIVHRSAGILKVSIDDDAAALIASSSRGTPRVANRLLRRMRDFAQVLEQGHISRRVVQEGLKRLEIDSLGLERYDREILKIIIERYNGGPVGAETLAISVGEAVDTLEDYYEPYLIQAGLLQRTPRGRMVTPFAYEHLNLERNSNGNNGLLF
- the queA gene encoding tRNA preQ1(34) S-adenosylmethionine ribosyltransferase-isomerase QueA, coding for METTDFSFELPPELIAQHPPAERGKSRLLVLDRRTGRRRHLMVADLPDLVPEGALMVFNDSRVRKARLFARSLDTGAEVEFLLTRFIGGSRWEVMVKRAKRRRPGSRYQFPDGTTVLIEAEAGELRIINFDHPIDDAWLDTYGHIPLPPYIKRSDEAEDSERYQTVYARTPGSSAAPTAGLHFTDEILTRLDARGIERVFVTLHVGLGTFMPVRTSRIEDHVMHEETYSVSEETAAAVERAKREKRPVLAVGTTSVRTLESAWKGDHLERGSSSTSIFIYPPYRFKVVDQLFTNFHTPESTLLMLVSAFAGRELILESYAEAVRERYRFFSYGDAMYIQ